A genomic segment from Salvia splendens isolate huo1 chromosome 13, SspV2, whole genome shotgun sequence encodes:
- the LOC121760391 gene encoding uncharacterized protein LOC121760391: MSDWGPVFVAVVLFVLLSPGLLIQIPGRNRFVEFGNFQTSGVSILVHALIYFALICIFLLAIGIHVYMGSLFLYHLILCINKSEGTRMADWGPVLVGVVLFVFLQPGLLFQLPGNTKQIEFGSTKTNGKAIMLHTLIFFAFYALLILAVHVHIYTG, encoded by the exons ATGTCGGATTGGGGTCCGGTATTCGTGGCGGTGGTGCTGTTCGTACTGCTTTCACCGGGCCTGCTGATTCAGATACCGGGCCGTAACCGTTTCGTGGAGTTTGGGAATTTTCAGACAAGTGGAGTCTCCATTCTTGTTCATGCCCTTATTTACTTTGCTCTTATTTGCATTTTCTTGTTAGCTATTGGAATCCATGTCTATATGG GATCCCTTTTCCTCTACCATCTCATTCTTTGCATAAATAAAAGTGAAGGTACAAGAATGGCGGACTGGGGGCCTGTGCTTGTGGGAGTTGTACTCTTCGTATTTCTGCAGCCGGGGCTTCTCTTTCAGCTCCCCGGAAACACCAAACAGATTGAGTTTGGTAGCACCAAAACCAACGGCAAAGCTATCATGCTCCACACCCTCATCTTCTTCGCTTTCTACGCCCTTTTAATCCTAGCCGTCCATGTCCACATCTACACTGGCTAG
- the LOC121761479 gene encoding nuclear transport factor 2B-like, translating to MDPDSVSKAFVEHYYSTFDSNRAGLANLYQDGSMLTFEGQKIMGSANIVAKLTGLPFQQCQHQISTVDCQPSGPAGGMVVFVSGNLQLAGEQHVLKFSQMFHLMPTPQGSFYVLNDIFRLNYA from the exons ATGGATCCAGACTCTGTGTCCAAGGCATTCGTGGAGCACTACTACTCCACCTTCGATTCCAATCGTGCCGGCCTCGCCAACCTCTACCAGGACGGCTCCATGCTCACCTTCGAGGGCCAGAAGATCATGGGATCTGCTAACATCGTCGCCAAGCTCACTGGTTTGCCCTTCCAGCAGTGCCAGCATCAGATTTCCACCGTCGATTGCCAGCCTTCCGGCCCCGCCGGTGGAATGGTCGTCTTCGTCTCTGGAAATCTCCAGCTCGCCGGCGAGCAGCACGTCCTCAAGTTCAGTCAG ATGTTCCACCTGATGCCAACTCCTCAAGGAAGCTTCTACGTGCTAAATGATATTTTCCGCTTGAACTATGCCTGA